A part of Sparus aurata chromosome 19, fSpaAur1.1, whole genome shotgun sequence genomic DNA contains:
- the bloc1s5 gene encoding biogenesis of lysosome-related organelles complex 1 subunit 5, translating to MDKIAQDVGDIQSRLLDHRPVINAEIRYFVREFEEKRGHRESRLLENLNKMVLETNEQTLPTNLESMNQLLSDVTKRLEAANHMAVRVQQRELEAQQSTQLQANMERLKDEWAEFLKEQQRLKEEVDEEHAKAVGQVSTKYCEMKKDLSKFQPL from the exons ATGGACAAAATTGCTCAAG ATGTGGGCGATATCCAGTCCAGACTGTTGGACCACAGACCAGTCATCAATGCAGAGATCCGCTACTTTGTCAGAGAGTTTGAG GAGAAACGTGGGCACAGGGAGAGCAGACTGCTGGAGAACCTCAATAAAATGGTGCTGGAAACAAACGAGCAAACACTGCCCACAAATTTAGAATCCATGAACCAGCTGCTGTCTGACGTCACTAAACGGT TGGAGGCTGCAAATCACATGGCAGTGAGagtccagcagagggagctAGAGGCTCAGCAG AGCACCCAGCTGCAGGCCAACATGGAGCGGCTGAAAGATGAGTGGGCAGAGTTCCTGAAGGAGCAGCAGCGACTAAAGGAGGAGGTGGACGAGGAGCACGCCAAGGCCGTAGGACAAGTCAGCACTAAATACTGCGAAATGAAGAAGGACTTGTCTAAGTTTCAGCCCCTCTaa